The Ptychodera flava strain L36383 chromosome 16, AS_Pfla_20210202, whole genome shotgun sequence region TGTTAATCGTTAGCCACTGTGTCCGGAAATAATGTTTCAATAGCCATAAGTGCTCTACCGGTTGAATTAGTTGGATTAACAGGTCCGATGGTCGAACCGCCTGGTATCCCAGGAGGGTCATTTCCTTCAGTTGGCCCGGTAGCCGGACCATCTGGTGGCCCTGTAGggtcattttcttcagttggCTCGATAGGCAGAGTAGTGTCTGCAGTTGAAGAGAATAAGAAAATATGAACAATTGCATAACATTAACCATAGACACTAGAGAGAACGATCGGTATTAACAAACATTGAATGTCAAGCTATCCTTTTATCTTAGTTTTGTGTTCGTGTTCGTTCAACTAATGCGTTATGCAAACCACCCCCTCCACTATGGAgtaaaattggttatgatcaaAGGAATAATTTCACTTGCAACAAACTAGCCGTCAATATATGATGACTTTGACACCATTTAGggacattaattttttttcattttctttactTTATAGACAGAGGGCGTGATGTTGATACTGACTTAGCAGAGGTGTAACAGGTTTCTGACTATAATGATTTACGACTTGCATCTTTTGTGTCTTTCGTGTCAACTTCTTTATGAAGGCGGGAATTATCGTATCTGAACATCCAATGGCGTAGTTGTAGAATGTCTATAGGATGCTGGTGTGTAGAGACGGAAACTTGTATTCTTACCGTCTGTTGAATGTGAATTACTGGGCTTCACCAACGTGAAAGCGACAATGAACAACGCAGCTATCTGTAAGTATCCCCTGTAAAGGAAACAAATGTTTTCGTTGTTATTGACTGAGTAGCCTACAACATCGCATCAGATAGCCGAGCAGGGTTTCACGAAAAGTGGTTCTTTCTTATGCTTCAAATCCTCTACCACTCCACAGGACATCTGATGAGAATGGCATATTTCTCCTATGTATATCTGGAATTGCGTGCAATAGTGAAGTGTTGTACAGATATACAGGCTCGGAAGTATTATTGGTTAGTGCTACCGTATATGACCACGATTTCGCCAAGGGAAATAGAGCCAGATGGTACTGCTGTCgcataattttttaaatttattaaattataaaaatatgtgGACGCTTTCGGTTGTATGTACCAAGTGTTTCCGGAAACTGGAAAACGGCACTCTATTATCACACTATTGTATGATATTCAAACATACAAGTCCGCTTATAAGAGTATTCAATGGCAGGCAACAATAACGCTATCAATGATAAAGAGAAACACTATCTTGATAGAAGTTAAAATGCCAGAGGATATATTAGAATGGGTGGTAAAACAAAAGTTTGGGACTGAGATAACT contains the following coding sequences:
- the LOC139114251 gene encoding uncharacterized protein; translation: MRGYLQIAALFIVAFTLVKPSNSHSTDDTTLPIEPTEENDPTGPPDGPATGPTEGNDPPGIPGGSTIGPVNPTNSTESSSTGLLCSLVLSVLLALLSMALI